A genomic region of Choristoneura fumiferana chromosome 17, NRCan_CFum_1, whole genome shotgun sequence contains the following coding sequences:
- the LOC141437472 gene encoding uncharacterized protein produces the protein MEAQLQLLFDKMKLEMQHQNEELTESIINNMMVRMDEKLIPIIEENKSLKLKVENQEKELEFWKRERRNNNIVIFGMEETEKSTLEVINNIKETFKSDINIEIEENGINNIYRIGNKNREGNKPRPILCSFVNGWKKREIMKKKKDLKKIYVTEDYPKDVLAKRKALQAELVEERKKGKIAFLKYDKLVVKENESISDKRKRETSYSPHSPNNVPKKHQPSTSFKGNRINAFDAMRNRSNSLSNPSTNKQQ, from the coding sequence atggaGGCACAATTGCAACTTTTGTTTGATAAAATGAAATTGGAAATGCAACATCAAAATGAGGAACTTACTGAatctattattaataatatgatGGTACGAATGGATGAGAAGCTAATCCCTAttatagaagaaaataaaagcttgaaattAAAAGTAGAAAACCAGGAAAAAGAGTTAGAATTCTGGAAAAGGGAAAGAAGGAACAACAACATTGTAATATTTGGCATGGAAGAAACAGAAAAATCTACACtagaagtaataaataacataaaagaaACCTTTAAAAGTgatataaatattgaaatcgaaGAAAACGGAATAAACAACATATACCGCATAGGGAATAAAAATAGAGAAGGTAATAAACCGAGACCAATCCTCTGTTCTTTCGTAAACGGGTGGAAAAAGAGAGAGATAATGAAAAAGAAGAAGGATCTCAAGAAGATATATGTCACTGAAGACTATCCCAAGGATGTTTTGGCTAAAAGGAAAGCTTTACAAGCGGAGTTGGTGGAAGAAAGGAAGAAAGGAAAAATAGCGTTTTTGAAATATGATAAGCTCGTAGTGAAGGAAAATGAATCAATTAGTGATAAAAGGAAACGAGAAACATCTTATTCCCCACATTCTCCGAATAATGTACCTAAAAAACATCAACCTTCCACATCCTTCAAGGGCAATAGAATCAACGCATTTGATGCGATGAGGAATAGATCCAACTCTCTAAGTAACCCTtctacaaacaaacaacaatag